ACTTATTGACAACAATGAATCTTGACACCATCAATAATATTAGATGGTTGTCTTGTTTATAGTTTCGTTAACAATTTCTGTGGTCTCGTTAACAATTGTGGTTGTGGTCTCTGCTACTATAGGCACTACTGTTTCGTTTACGGTAGTGTTTATAGTTTCCTTTACCGTTGTTGTGGTATTGTTCACAGTTTCTTCTACGTTCTTGTCTGCGCAACCGGAAAAGGCCACAAAGCCTATAACCAGCAGTCCCAATAATAGGAAGTTGAATATTTTCTTCAAAGTAGTCACCTAGCTTGTTAATTAATATACATTTATATGAAGTGTCGATTTAGGACCAGCAGGTTTAGCACCATTGTGGAATCCGGCTTTTAAACCCATTAGCCATAATTTCGAACATTTGACTATTTATTATCTATATAGCACGTATTGCTCTATAGTATAGGTGAATAGCATAATATCGATCTGTTATATATCTTTCGGTTTTGTATCCGGATCGGTAAATTACATGCCGGATGGATTTTAAATAATTTAGTTTAAGTAAAATATAATTTTTTGTTTTGCAATTGTGCATCTGAATGGGGCATGAATATTTATGAAAGTATTATTTTTATCTATCTCGTGTAATACAATATCCTGCAGCATAATATTCTTTTGTTCAAAGGACATGAGAATTCAGCTCTCTTAGATCTTCTATGGTTTCAAAATATTAACCTGATCGAGCTCTTTTCTAAATGTTTCCGCAGGTATTGGCAGGTATAGCCTTATACTGATAATATTATAGTTAAACACCGATGGTTTGTAACTTATGAATGCTAAAATCGCATTCAATAGATGGTGATGTTAATACCATAAGTTTCAAACAAATGGTTAATAACTATAATTTGAGAGGATTTCAAAAAACCCCGTTATTTTAAAATTATCTTATAGCGTATATAAATTATCAAATAAAAAAGCGCGGTTATTGAAATCCTATTTGATCTATTAGAAGTCTCTCTCTGTTATTGTTTTAATCCCGATTCATTTCCTACTGAAAACCATTTTTAACGCAAAGACGTAAGGTTGCAAAGACGCAAAGCTTGTTATATGCTTCTTTGCGCCTTCGCGTCCTTGCGTTGATAAAAAATTATGCAGATCGATTAAAAAAGAGGTTTATCGAAATTCTCTGTGATTGTTTTCCAGAGGTCCAAAAAGAACTATAAGTATAAAGTCATGTGCATACAAGCATATTTTGCAAAGTGCTTGGATCTTGAAATCACCGGAGAAATCAAATGGTACCTATAGAAACTCTTGCTATTCTTATTGGACTTGTATCTGCATTGTCATGGGGTGCAGGGGATTTTATAGGAGGGTTTGCTACCAGAAGGACAAGCGCGTATTCTGTGGTTCTGGTCACTCAAATAATAGGTATTATTATATTCCCGATCCTTGCATTTGTATTTTCAGAGAGCATACCTCCGTTAAACAATCTTTTGTGGGGTGCTTTTGCAGGATTTTTTGGAGCTGCAGGGTTGATAGCACTATATATGGGTCTGGCCAAAGGCAAAATGAGTATAGTTTCTCCTCTGGCTGCAGTAATATCAGTGATCATACCTGTAATATATTCAGCTTTAAATGAAGGTATACCTTCTATTTTTAAGATCATGGGTTTTATTTTTGCATTTATTGGCATATGGTTCATTGTTAACGTGGACCTTGGATCCAATTTAAAATTAACATATCTGGAATATCCCCTGCTTGCAGGTATATTATTTGGTTTGTTCTTTATATCCATTGATAATTTCAGTGCTGCTGCAATTTACTGGCCATTGACGGTTTCAAGGATCACAGCATTTTTCATGCTCACAGGATTTATGATGTTCACAAAAACTGTCAGTAAAACCACACTTAATGTAATTCTGGCAGTTATCCTTGCAGGATTGTTTAACACAGGAGGTGCTATCTTGTTTGCTCTGGCCTCAGAAGCTGGGAGATTGGATGTTGCCACAATCCTGTCATCGCTAAGCCCCGCAGTTACAGTGTTGTTGGCATGTATTGTATTAAATGAACAACTTGCTCCGCGTCAATGGATAGGGGTGATAGCCTCCCTGATCGCTATAATCCTTATATCCATCTGAACTTTGGTGAACATCTCGGGCATATGGTGTCAGCTACAGAGGAGTCGATGAAAAGGCTTTTTTTCTGAGAAAGGCCCTATGCAGAAGTTCTTATAATTAAATTTGATAGTACCCCAGTGGGTTTTGCAGTTTTCTTCCATAACTTTTCTACATTTCCTGGAAAACCCGGATTATATCTGGAGGATATATGCGTGCGGAGCACTGTGAAAAAGGGGTTTTAGCTGCTTTGTTCACTGCATGTGTCCGCATAGCCAGGGAATCTGATTGCGGTCACATGCAATGGAGTGCTTTGGATTGGAACCCGGCATGTAAGTTCTATGAAAGGTTCGATGCCCGGACCCTTAAAACATCTCTGGCACTAAAGCACCTTGCTCAGGAAAGTGATGGTCCGCTCATTTTGCGCATGGTTGAATATATCCTGCGGAGTTCCTTCTTCCACTATCATGCCATCATCCATGAATAACACTCTGTCACTTACTTCCCTGGCAAATCCCATCTCATGGGTAACCACTATCATCGTCATTCCTATTTTTGCAAGGTCGTTCATCACGTTCAACACCTCCCCTACCATTTCAGGATCAAGGGCCGAGGTTGGTTCATCGAAAAGCATGACTTTAGGGCGCATTGCCAGAGCTCTTGCTATTGCAACACGCTGCTTCTGTCCGCCGGAGAGAGCAACAGGATACACGTGTGCTTTATCTTCCAACCCAACCTTGCGCAATATTTCCAGTGCTCTTTTTTCTGCTTCTTCCTTAGACAGTTTCCTTACTTTGATAAGGGCAAGGGATACATTTTCAAGGGTTGTTTTATGCGGGAACAGATTGAAATGCTGGAATACCATTCCGGCTTCCTCTCTGATCCTATTGATATCAATATGGGGCTCGGTTATTTTATTTCCATCTATCCATATATCTCCCGATGTGGGCTGTTCCAGAAGATTGATACACCGCAGGAAAGTACTTTTTCCGGATCCGGAAGGACCTATCACGCAGACGACTTCACTTTCCTTCACATTGACCGATATCCCTTTGAGGACCTGAAGATCTCCAAAGCTTTTGTATAGATCCTTAACTTCTATCACTGACACCCAGCCTCCTTTCAGAATATGCAACCAGCCTGGAAATTGCAAGGGTCATCACCAGGTACATCAGTGCTATAGCGATGTACACAGGGAAAGATGCAAAGGTCCTTGAAATATAAAGCTGACCATTCTTTAGCAGTTCATGCACTCCGATTACAGCGAGCAAGGAAGAATCTTTGAGAAGAGCTATGAATTCATTACCAAGGGGTGGAATTATTCTTCTGAAGGCCTGGGGAAGAATGATCTCTTTCATTGCTATTCTTTCTGTCATACCTAAAGAGCGTGCAGCTTCCATCTGGCCTTTGTCTATGGACTGGACACCTGAACGCACGATCTCTGCAATGTAGGCACCGCTGTTTATACTGCACACAATGACACCTGCAAGGATGGGGTCTATTGACAGAGGTCTACCTGTTACATTTGAGAAAAGACCGGGAATGCCATAGTAAAAAAGCAGGATCTGCACCAGCAGTGGCGTTCCTCTTATGAAGTCCACATAAGCAATGGAAGGATAACGGAAGATCTTTTTACGTGATAATTTTCCAAGTCCTGATATTGTTCCAAGTATAAGACCAAATAATACACCCAGGCTTGTGACCTCGATGGTCACCATAGATCCCAGGAGAAGATCAGGGAACACTTTGATTATGTGACCGATATATTCGTCCAGGAGTGACAACTTGACTACCTCGAAATGGATAGGGAAATATTGGAAAAACTGTTTTTATAGCAGCAATACATGGGCTAAATATAAACATAGCGATAAGGACTACTTTTAAGAGGAGACCATCTAATTAGCTCCAAATGATCCTTATTCTAATTAGACAATAACTTTTGAAGGATATAACAGCATATTGAAGCACTTCCTGGTAAGTTTGAGGCGAAAATAAAAATATTTGCTAAAATATATATACTGCCTTATCTCACATATCTTATATCTGCAGGTGTGCTGGAATTTTGTCAATTATCTGAATTGCAGTTATTTGTCAAACATTAGTATTACTATTCAATATAATAATGGCACATTTTGTAATAAATATTATATTTTGTACCTAGAAAGTTTTAAAAAGAGAAAATGCCTGTTTTTTTCTTGACATCTGTAGAAAGAAACATATAGGTATATGAGTATACACTGAGATGGCTTTAACTTCCTTATAACGCGTGGAGTGGGCGTGTATGCAAATAAGATCAAGTAGGTTAATTTGTTCTGTAATTGTAGTGCTGTTGCTGCTACTGACTTCAGGAGTCAGTTTAGCTGATGACATTAATGTAGAATTAGTAAGTCACTTTGGTGGTAGCATTAATGATGTTGCGATCCGGGGGGATTATGCATATCTCGGACAGGGACAGGATTTAGTTGTGCTGGATATTGCTGCTGTTGATAAACCATTCGAAGTAGGAAGAATAGTTACTCCATCAGTAGTGATCGATGTTACTGTCTTAGATAATTATGCCTATGTAGCCGATGGTAGTAGTGGTCTTCTAATTATAGATATTACTAATCCTTCCTCACCAACAATTGTGGGCAGTTATGACACCACCGGTCATGCATATGGCATTGTTGTAGCAGGTAATTATGCCTACGTAGCTGATGGTAGCAACGGTCTTGCGATTGTGGATGTCACAAATCCTGCAGCACCTATTCCTAAAGGTAGTTATGACACTGGTAGTTATGCACATGGTGTTGCTGTAGCAGGTAATTATGTCTGCGTCGCCGATTCAGACAATGGCCTTGTTATCATGGATATCACTAATCCCACCGCACCAACACTCACGGGTAGTTATAATACAGCCGGTCATGCATATGGCATTGTTGTATCTGGCAATTATGCCTATGTAGCCGATGCCGAAGGCGGTCTTGTGCTTGTAGATATTAGTAATCCATCCTCACCAACCCTTGCAGGCAGTTATGATACTAATGATTATGCAGAGGGTGTTGTTGTAGCAGGTAATTATGCCTATGTAGCCAACAGTGGCAGGGGTCTTGTGGTTTTGGATATCAGTAATCCATCATCATTAGCACTTGTGAGTACTTACTATACTTATGCACATGCTGTTGCGGTGTCCGGTAATTATACATATGTAGCCGCTGGTGACAATGGTCTTCTTATTGTGGATATTATCAATCCTTCATCACCAGCACTGGCAGGAAATTATGGTACTGTTGGTAGTGCAGGAGCTGTTGATGTATCAGGTAATTATGCCTACTTAGCAAGCGGCGGTAGTGACTATGTTCTTTTAAGTATTGTGAATGTCACATCTACTTCCTCACCAACACTTACAGGCAGCTATAATCTTTATGCTGATAATGGAATTGGTGTTACTGTCTCAGGCGATTATGCCTATATAGGCGTAGGTTTCCCTGGTCTTTCAATTTTGGATATCAGTGATCCGGCCTCACCGAGACATGTGAGTGATTATGGAGAATTTGGTCCTCTTAATTATACGGCAGTTGTTGTTGTATCAGATAATTATGCCTATATACCCAGGGAAAATGGCCTTGAAATTTTGGATATTAGTGATCCTTCGTCACCAATATTTGTAGGCAGGTATGATACTGCTGGTAGTGTAGGAGCTGTTGATGTATCAGGCAATTATGCTTACGTAGCCGACGAAAATGGTCTTTATATTGTGGATATCAAAGATAAATCCACACCAACTTTTGTAGGAAGCTATGATACTGCTGGTTATGTATCAGGGGTTGCCGTCTCAGGTAATTATGCCTATGTAACTAGTACCGTTTATTTAGACGATGCTTACCAGAGCCATTTTGAAATTTTGGATATTACCAATCCTTCATCACCAACACTTGTAGGAAATTATGATACTACTGATTATGCACGGGTTGTTGATGTATCAGGTAATTATGCTTACGTAGCTGATGAAAACGGTCTTTATATTGTGGATATCAGTGATAACTCTGCACCAACTTTAGTAGGAAGTTATGATATTGCTGGTTATGTATCTGATGTTGCTGTCTCAGATAACTATACCTACGTGGCCACTGGCGAGAATGGTCTTGTCATCCTGCGTGTAGACGGAGCACCTGTACTTGCAGCAATTGGCACTAAATCTGTCAATCTGAAAGAGCTACTTGCATTCACTGTTTCTGCAACAGGTTCTGATAATGATACTATAACCTACTCTGCGACAGGTCTGCCAAAGGATGCCACTTTTAATGTTGCTACGGCTGCATTCAAGTGGACTCCCGATTATGGTGATGCTGGAGTATATAATGTCACCTTCACAGCAACTGCTAATGGCCGTAGTGACTCCGAAACCATAAATATAGTTGTGGGTAGCACTGCATTGCCTGATTCGGTAGGTGTGTATAACAATCAGGCCACCTGGGCTCTCTGGAGCAGGATTCACAATTCTGTCAATATAGTAGGATTCGGCTGGCCTGGTACTGAACCAATTGTAGGTGACTGGAATGGAGATGGGCTCACTGAGTTAGGTATCTACAACCGTGCCGGTAACAATTTCCTGCTCCAGAGCGAGTCTGTCTTTGATATAATCGGTCTTGGATGGAAGGGTGTCACTCCTGTCGTGGGAGACTGGAACGGAGATGGTGACGATGATGTGGGTGTCTATAACAACGAAGGCACGTGGGCACTATGGAACACCAATGCTAACTCTGCAGACATCGTGGGCTTCGGCTGGCCGGGTACCGAGCCGATAGTAGGTGACTGGAACGGCGATGGGGTTACTGAAGTGGGAATCTACAACAGAGGAGGTAATAACTTCCTGGTCCAGACAGATTCCGGATTCGAGGTCATTGGACTGGGATGGTCGGGTGTTACACCTGTAGTAGGTGACTGGAATGGTGATGGCGCTGACGAGGTTGGTGTGTATAACAATGAAGGTACTTGGGCTCTGTGGAACACCGACACCAATTCCGTTGATATCGTGGGCTTCGGATGGCAAGGCACCAAACCGATGGTAGGTGACTGGGATGGAGATGAAGTTACTGAAGTGGGTATTTACAACACTGGGGGTAATAATTTCCTGATCCAGAATGATTCTGGCTTTGATATCATTGGCCTTGGATGGGCAGGTGTGACTCCAGTTGTGGGCAACTGGGGTTAAAACCTTGTCTTTTCCTCAAACACTGGCTTAAGCATATCAAAGTAAAGATCATCACATCTATCCAGTTTGATCGGTTAGTCCTGACAAGCTCTGGTTGGTATGGGTGTGCAAGGAGTGTGTCTTTGTAGGCATAGATATATTATATATTCCGCAGATGTCCTGGAATTTTGCTAATTATCTGAATTGCAGTTATTTGTCAAAAGTTAATAATACTATTTAATATAATAATAACATATATTGTGCTAAATATTGGACTTGATTCGTATAAATTGCTGAAAAGAGAAAATGTCTGTTTTTTTTATGACATCTGTGGAAAGTGAGCTGTTATTCTTGTCTCACTGCTCTGAAGCGTAGTTCCAAAACTAACTATCTGTATCAATATCAAGAAATCTGCACTCATTGACCAAAATCTAATAGGTCTCTGAGCACTGTAGGAGCTACGGTAATAGCCTGTGAGCTTGTGAACTACGGTTCAAGGGATGAAGCAGGAAGCAACTCGGTCTTTAGCCTAGTGGTAGTTCACGGTTTTGAATTGAAAAAGATAAGCATCCTGCGATTTTGCTCGCAGGAAATCTTTTTTAAGCAAATGGGTGCTCTGCTGAGTCCTTCTTTGCAAGTGCCTCATCAACTGTTGGAGTTCTATCGATAGCACGCTTTATTGCAAGCTTTGTTGCTTCGTAGTTGAACTTGTAGATCTTTTCCTTGTCCGTTGCATCCCATTCGATAAATACTGAAACAATGACAAGAAGATTCTCTGCTTCTTCTTTTGGAATAACGCTGTCAGCCACACTGTCCATTACAGCTTTTGCAATAGCTGCCTGTGCAGGTCCGAACATCAGGGAAGCCTGGGTTGCGTTCTTTATGGTTACCTTGTTCACCAGAAGTGTTGCTGGTTTTGGCATAACATTTGGTTCGAGTACTGCAAGTAATGGGGAATGACCCCGTTGTGGGTTTGCAAGTGCGTTCATGAATGCGTTCTCAACTGCACTTCCCTTTGTACCGATAACAAGATCGATGTGTGCAACTTCAGGTCCTTCTCCTACCAATGCTTCGCCAATAAGACTCTGTGTTATTTTTGTCATGTTCATTTCTCCTTTTGGACTTTGTAGAATTACCCACATTGAATGCTCAAATTCAGATGGCTCGAACATCTATGTATTTTGGATTACATCTTAAATGTTCTCTACAATGCCGTCTTAAACACCCTAATTACTAATAGTAATTTAAATACTTAACCTAACCATTTAGTAATCAGGTGAGAATTCATGGGAAAATTAGAACGCAGTCCAATAGATAACGCGATCAAAATAATAAGCAAGAAATGAACTCTTCACATTATAAGAGATACGTTCTGCGGAAGCAAACACTTTAATGATTTTTAAAGCAGGGCATTTGTGGCATATGAACTTGAAAATGCAGAAGCCTATATGGCTGCTGCATTCCCTTGGAGAAATATAATTAAGCGTGAAACCCCTGAGTCTTTAGCGGGGAATGGTTTACATGAGTTAC
This DNA window, taken from Methanomethylovorans hollandica DSM 15978, encodes the following:
- a CDS encoding DMT family transporter, whose protein sequence is MVPIETLAILIGLVSALSWGAGDFIGGFATRRTSAYSVVLVTQIIGIIIFPILAFVFSESIPPLNNLLWGAFAGFFGAAGLIALYMGLAKGKMSIVSPLAAVISVIIPVIYSALNEGIPSIFKIMGFIFAFIGIWFIVNVDLGSNLKLTYLEYPLLAGILFGLFFISIDNFSAAAIYWPLTVSRITAFFMLTGFMMFTKTVSKTTLNVILAVILAGLFNTGGAILFALASEAGRLDVATILSSLSPAVTVLLACIVLNEQLAPRQWIGVIASLIAIILISI
- a CDS encoding amino acid ABC transporter ATP-binding protein produces the protein MSVIEVKDLYKSFGDLQVLKGISVNVKESEVVCVIGPSGSGKSTFLRCINLLEQPTSGDIWIDGNKITEPHIDINRIREEAGMVFQHFNLFPHKTTLENVSLALIKVRKLSKEEAEKRALEILRKVGLEDKAHVYPVALSGGQKQRVAIARALAMRPKVMLFDEPTSALDPEMVGEVLNVMNDLAKIGMTMIVVTHEMGFAREVSDRVLFMDDGMIVEEGTPQDIFNHAQNERTITFLSKVL
- a CDS encoding amino acid ABC transporter permease → MSLLDEYIGHIIKVFPDLLLGSMVTIEVTSLGVLFGLILGTISGLGKLSRKKIFRYPSIAYVDFIRGTPLLVQILLFYYGIPGLFSNVTGRPLSIDPILAGVIVCSINSGAYIAEIVRSGVQSIDKGQMEAARSLGMTERIAMKEIILPQAFRRIIPPLGNEFIALLKDSSLLAVIGVHELLKNGQLYISRTFASFPVYIAIALMYLVMTLAISRLVAYSERRLGVSDRS
- a CDS encoding cadherin-like domain-containing LVIVD repeat protein, which produces MQIRSSRLICSVIVVLLLLLTSGVSLADDINVELVSHFGGSINDVAIRGDYAYLGQGQDLVVLDIAAVDKPFEVGRIVTPSVVIDVTVLDNYAYVADGSSGLLIIDITNPSSPTIVGSYDTTGHAYGIVVAGNYAYVADGSNGLAIVDVTNPAAPIPKGSYDTGSYAHGVAVAGNYVCVADSDNGLVIMDITNPTAPTLTGSYNTAGHAYGIVVSGNYAYVADAEGGLVLVDISNPSSPTLAGSYDTNDYAEGVVVAGNYAYVANSGRGLVVLDISNPSSLALVSTYYTYAHAVAVSGNYTYVAAGDNGLLIVDIINPSSPALAGNYGTVGSAGAVDVSGNYAYLASGGSDYVLLSIVNVTSTSSPTLTGSYNLYADNGIGVTVSGDYAYIGVGFPGLSILDISDPASPRHVSDYGEFGPLNYTAVVVVSDNYAYIPRENGLEILDISDPSSPIFVGRYDTAGSVGAVDVSGNYAYVADENGLYIVDIKDKSTPTFVGSYDTAGYVSGVAVSGNYAYVTSTVYLDDAYQSHFEILDITNPSSPTLVGNYDTTDYARVVDVSGNYAYVADENGLYIVDISDNSAPTLVGSYDIAGYVSDVAVSDNYTYVATGENGLVILRVDGAPVLAAIGTKSVNLKELLAFTVSATGSDNDTITYSATGLPKDATFNVATAAFKWTPDYGDAGVYNVTFTATANGRSDSETINIVVGSTALPDSVGVYNNQATWALWSRIHNSVNIVGFGWPGTEPIVGDWNGDGLTELGIYNRAGNNFLLQSESVFDIIGLGWKGVTPVVGDWNGDGDDDVGVYNNEGTWALWNTNANSADIVGFGWPGTEPIVGDWNGDGVTEVGIYNRGGNNFLVQTDSGFEVIGLGWSGVTPVVGDWNGDGADEVGVYNNEGTWALWNTDTNSVDIVGFGWQGTKPMVGDWDGDEVTEVGIYNTGGNNFLIQNDSGFDIIGLGWAGVTPVVGNWG
- the fae gene encoding formaldehyde-activating enzyme, whose product is MTKITQSLIGEALVGEGPEVAHIDLVIGTKGSAVENAFMNALANPQRGHSPLLAVLEPNVMPKPATLLVNKVTIKNATQASLMFGPAQAAIAKAVMDSVADSVIPKEEAENLLVIVSVFIEWDATDKEKIYKFNYEATKLAIKRAIDRTPTVDEALAKKDSAEHPFA